In Rhinoraja longicauda isolate Sanriku21f chromosome 6, sRhiLon1.1, whole genome shotgun sequence, the following proteins share a genomic window:
- the LOC144594597 gene encoding inward rectifier potassium channel 2 translates to MGSVRANRYSIVSSEEDGMKLATMAIANGYGNGKSKVHTRQQCRSRFVKKDGHCNVQFVNMSEKGQRYLSDIFTTCVDIRWRWMLVIFCLSFVLSWLLFGCMFWLIALMHGDLDKSNYKAEHKPCVSEVKSFTAAFLFSIETQTTIGYGFRCVTEECPIAVFIVVFQSIVGCIIDAFIIGAVMAKMAKPKKRNETLIFSDNAVIAMRDGKLCLMWRVGNLRKSHLVEAHVRAQLLKSRITPEGEYIPLDQMDVNVGFDSGIDRIFLVSPITIVHEIDEDSPFYDLSKQDLDNAHFEIVVILEGMVEATAMTTQCRSSYLATEIIWGHRFEPVLFEEKNYYKVDYSRFHKTYEVPNTPLFSARDLAEKKYILSTPNTFCYENEVALMNKDEEGSEGGVPESPGKETQTNTDHNQATIPLEPRPLRRESEI, encoded by the coding sequence ATGGGAAGCGTGCGTGCCAACCGTTACAGTATTGTGTCGTCGGAAGAAGATGGCATGAAGCTGGCCACCATGGCGATCGCCAATGGCTACGGGAACGGCAAGAGCAAGGTTCACACCCGCCAGCAGTGCCGGAGCAGGTTTGTGAAGAAAGACGGCCATTGCAACGTCCAGTTTGTGAACATGAGCGAGAAGGGGCAGCGTTATCTGTCGGATATCTTCACCACCTGCGTGGACATCCGCTGGAGGTGGATGCTGGTCATCTTCTGCCTGTCCTTTGTGCTCTCCTGGCTGCTGTTCGGCTGCATGTTCTGGCTGATTGCGCTGATGCACGGCGACCTGGACAAGAGCAACTACAAGGCGGAGCACAAGCCGTGCGTGTCGGAGGTGAAGAGCTTCACCGCCGCGTTCCTCTTCTCCATCGAGACGCAGACCACCATCGGCTACGGATTCCGCTGCGTGACCGAGGAGTGCCCCATCGCCGTGTTCATCGTGGTCTTCCAGTCCATCGTGGGCTGCATCATCGACGCCTTCATCATCGGCGCGGTGATGGCCAAGATGGCCAAGCCCAAGAAGAGGAACGAGACGCTGATCTTCAGCGACAACGCGGTGATCGCCATGAGGGACGGGAAACTGTGCTTAATGTGGCGGGTGGGCAACCTGCGCAAAAGCCACCTGGTTGAAGCCCACGTCCGCGCCCAGCTGCTCAAGTCGAGAATAACTCCAGAGGGGGAGTACATCCCCTTGGATCAGATGGACGTCAACGTTGGCTTTGACAGTGGGATCGACAGGATATTCCTGGTGTCCCCCATCACCATCGTCCACGAGATTGACGAGGACAGTCCCTTCTACGACCTGAGCAAGCAGGACCTGGACAACGCGCACTTTGAGATCGTGGTGATCCTGGAGGGGATGGTGGAGGCCACGGCCATGACCACCCAGTGCCGGAGCTCCTACCTGGCCACCGAGATCATCTGGGGCCACCGGTTCGAGCCGGTGCTCTTCGAGGAGAAGAACTACTACAAGGTTGACTACTCGCGCTTCCACAAAACCTACGAGGTGCCCAACACGCCCCTcttcagcgccagggacctggcgGAGAAGAAGTACATCCTCTCCACGCCCAACACGTTCTGCTACGAGAACGAGGTGGCGCTGATGAACAAGGACGAGGAGGGGAGCGAGGGTGGAGTCCCGGAGAGCCCGGGCAAGGAGACTCAGACCAACACGGACCATAACCAGGCCACCATCCCCTTGGAACCTCGCCCGCTCCGGCGAGAGTCGGAAATATAA